From Pelotomaculum schinkii, the proteins below share one genomic window:
- a CDS encoding amino acid ABC transporter permease — protein sequence MHFLSDLITYGPFFFKAMQVTVLLTAASITIGMAIGLLFALLKISKRKLFNRIADIYIGLIRGTPLIVQLFFVYFGLAEIVDFGQFWSASIALAVHSGAYIAEIFRAGIQSIDRGQMEAARSLGMSYPLAMRRIILPQAFKRVIPPLGNQFIIGLKDSSLAAFIAMDELFHLAQRFAASTFRSMEFYAMGGLYYLFLITIFTLAVNALERRLKVDEI from the coding sequence TTGCATTTCTTATCCGATCTGATAACCTACGGACCGTTTTTTTTCAAGGCCATGCAGGTTACGGTACTGCTGACAGCCGCTTCAATAACTATAGGTATGGCCATCGGTCTGTTGTTTGCCCTCCTCAAAATTTCCAAGCGAAAATTATTTAACCGTATTGCGGATATTTATATAGGTTTAATCAGGGGTACACCTCTAATTGTACAGCTTTTCTTCGTTTATTTTGGCCTGGCTGAGATTGTGGACTTCGGCCAGTTTTGGTCGGCCTCAATTGCCCTGGCGGTTCACAGCGGCGCTTACATTGCGGAAATATTCCGGGCCGGCATACAGTCCATAGATCGCGGCCAGATGGAAGCGGCTCGCTCACTGGGTATGAGTTATCCGCTCGCCATGCGCCGGATCATCCTGCCTCAGGCATTTAAGCGCGTTATCCCACCACTTGGCAATCAGTTTATCATTGGGCTCAAAGACTCCTCTCTGGCAGCCTTTATCGCCATGGATGAACTATTTCACCTGGCACAGAGGTTTGCAGCTTCTACCTTCCGTTCAATGGAATTTTATGCCATGGGTGGTCTCTACTACCTGTTTCTGATTACTATTTTCACTTTAGCTGTTAATGCCCTTGAACGGCGTCTTAAAGTAGATGAAATTTAA
- a CDS encoding ABC transporter substrate-binding protein has product MIRKTLLHAILVAMLVFAVAGCGGSKESENPTTGEQVKETFSWSCSGQYRPFNYYDEGNNLTGFDVEIGKALAEKMGLEPTPVTAPWDSLINGLQAKRYDAILGSMTITEDRKQQVDFSDPYYVSGGQLFVYKESGIKSVADLKKDTKIGVLTTSTYDEEARKYSQNIINYSSDETALRDLDAGRLQAVITDRFVGKLAIDETGLKNIEMVGDLLFVEEIGIAFRQEDDTLREKVNNALKEIKQDGTYLEISKKYFDQDISK; this is encoded by the coding sequence ATGATACGGAAAACCCTGTTACACGCGATTCTGGTGGCCATGCTGGTATTCGCCGTGGCCGGCTGCGGCGGATCTAAAGAAAGCGAAAATCCAACTACCGGCGAGCAGGTTAAAGAAACATTCAGTTGGTCCTGTTCCGGCCAATACCGCCCGTTTAACTATTATGACGAAGGCAATAACCTGACCGGCTTCGACGTGGAAATCGGCAAAGCCCTGGCTGAAAAAATGGGCCTGGAGCCAACACCTGTTACGGCGCCATGGGACAGCCTGATTAACGGACTGCAGGCCAAGCGGTATGACGCCATTCTAGGCAGTATGACTATAACCGAGGATAGAAAGCAACAGGTCGATTTCTCAGACCCCTATTACGTTTCCGGAGGCCAGCTCTTTGTCTATAAGGAATCTGGGATAAAAAGCGTAGCAGACCTAAAGAAAGATACCAAGATCGGCGTGCTCACCACGAGTACTTATGACGAAGAAGCAAGAAAATATTCACAAAATATTATTAACTACTCAAGTGACGAGACTGCTCTGCGTGACCTTGACGCCGGCCGCTTGCAGGCTGTCATCACCGACCGCTTTGTCGGCAAACTTGCCATAGATGAGACCGGACTGAAAAACATCGAAATGGTCGGAGACCTCCTGTTCGTGGAGGAAATCGGTATTGCCTTCCGCCAGGAGGATGACACTTTGAGGGAAAAAGTAAACAATGCCCTTAAGGAAATTAAGCAAGACGGTACTTATCTGGAAATCAGTAAAAAGTATTTTGATCAAGACATCAGTAAATAA